The nucleotide window CCGCCCAGAAGCCGGGCCAATCCACGCCCCGGCGATTGTCGATTCGCACCGCACCGAAGGCGTAATCCCCATCCCAGCCGTAGCTCTCGCCGGTGACGGCATGGAGGCGCGCCACGACATGGCCGAGATCCGCATCCGCATCGCCGTCGCGGGTCGGCAGGCACGCGATCACCAGGACCGCCGCATCGGCCGCGAGGACCTCCGGCGCGGGGATGCCGGCGGTCCGGATCGCGCGCAGCATCGCGGCCTCGATCAGTGGAGCCGGCCCATCCTTGACGATCGCCTCGCCTCCGTCATCGAGGACGATCCGCGCGATACCGGACAGGTTGCCGCCACGGATCGGCTCCGACCCTGCGAGCCTGCGCGCGAGCAGGGCCGCTCCGCGCTCGGCCAGGCCGCTCATCTCATCAACGCCCTGACGAGGTCGCGGGCCCCCATGGTCACGTCTGTCCAGGTGGTGTCGAAGCCGGCTTCCGCGCCGTAATAGGGGTCGGCGACCGCCTCGCCCATCCGCCCCGCCACATGGTCGAGGAGCAGCGACAGCGCGGCGCCGTCCCGCGGCCGAAGCCGCTGCAGTACGGCGAGATTGTCGCCGTCGAGGGCGACGATATGGCTGAAGCGGGCGAAATCAGCGGGCTCGACCTGACGGGCGCGGTAGCCGGAAATGTCGACGCCGTTGCGCCGGGCGACGGCTTGGGCGCGCCGATCGGGCGGTTCTCCCGCATGCCACGCGCCGGTGCCGGCCGAATCCACCTCGACATCGAGGCCCGCCCGCTCGGCCTCCAGGCGGAACGCGGCCTCCGCCAGCGGCGAGCGGCAGATGTTGCCGAGGCACACGAACAGGATGGCAGGTTTGTCGGTGGTCATGCGGGCTCCTCGGATGTCGCCGTCAGGGGTAGCGCAGCCCTCCGGGTGCCCGATACCCGTCAGGATCGATCGTCCTTGAGCGCACCGTCCGGCTCGCCCGCTTTCTCCATCGCGGCTCGCCGCGCCTCCTGCCGGCGCCCGAGCCAGAGGCTGCTGGCGAGCCAGGCCACCGAGAGCGGCACCGCCGTCAGCGCCACGGCGGTCGAGCCGAGGCCGAGGGCCGCGATCCCGTTATAGGACCAGGCGCCGATCTGGTCGCCGGTGCGATAGACCACGGTGTCGATGAAGGTCTTCGCCTTGTAGCGGTCCTCGCGCGGCACCACCGTGAACAGCACCTCGCGGATCGGCCGGGCGATGGCGAAATTGCCGGCCCGTCGGAAGACCTGGAAGGCGACGATCGCGGTGATCGTCGGCGACACGGCCAGAGCCGCGAATCCGAGGATGCTGGCCGCCGGCAGGAGCGCGAGGGACGGCCCAACCCCGATGCGCCGGACGATCCGTCCGGTGAGGAAGAACTGTACGCCCAAGGTGAGCAGGTTCACGAGGAGATCGACGCTGGCAAAGAACGCCGTCTGCGCTCCGCGATCGGGGAAGCTGCGCTTGGCGATGCCCGCCTGCTCAAAATACAGGAAGGTCGAGGTCACCGAGAACAGCAGCAGGAACAGACCGATATTGAGGAGGTAGGGCGAGCGGAGTGTGCGGGTGATGCCTGCGAGCGCACTCCCGCCGATGGCCTCCGACGGTGCCGTATCGCCAGAGACGGGAGCCCGGTTCAGGCGGTCGGACAGCCTCGCGAGGCCGCGCATGCTGAACACCGCCGCTTCGAGGAGGAGAGCCGCGCCTAGCAACAGGACCCAGGTCGGCACGTCGCGGGCGAGGATCGCCGTGGTGGCCGAGCCCGCGATCGCCCCGAGGGTCGCGCCGGCGGCGATGAAACCGAACAGGCGCTTGCCCTGCTCGGTCGAGAACACGTCGACGATGGTGGCCCAGAACACCGAGACCACGAACAGGTTGAAGATCGACAGCCAGATGAAGAAGGCCCGTCCGACCCAGATGTCGCCGTCGGGGCCGGCGAGATAGAGCGCGCCGGCAAAGAGCACGATGTTGGCCGCGAAGAAGCGGTAGGTCAGCGGCACGAACCGGGCGCGCGGCAGGGTCTTCACCAGCCAGGCGAAGGGCACGTTCAGGACCAGCATGCCGATGAGCGTGCCGGTGAACAGCCAGGGCAGGTTCTCGAGGCCGCTGGCGACCCCCATCTGGTCGCGGATCGGGCGAAGGACGTAATAGGCCGCGAGGATCGAGAAGATGTAGGCCCAGGACCACGCCAGTGCCGGCACCTCCTCGGCCCGCACGTCGATGAGCCGGCGCAGCCAGGGCGGAACGTAGCCGCCGCTCCCGGCGGAAGCCGGATCGAGCGCGACCGGCTTTTCGCTCAACGCGTGACCCCGAGGTGCGTCCGAAGCTCGTCGGCTTTCAGGTCGAGACCGAAGCCGGGGGAGCCCATGGCGAACGTGTCCGCCTTCGCCAGAGGCCCGACCTCCACCGGATCGAACCCCGCATCCCTGACGAGCTGGGCCGCAATCGCCAGCGCCTTGGGGTCGTCCCCGGCGATGGGGATCGCCATGGAGCCGCCCTCGCGATGGGCGTTCTTGGCGAAGATCTTGTAATTCGCCGCGTTGAAGCCGCGCACGACCTTCGCCCCGCTGAGGTATTTGGCCGAGACCGCCGCGATCCCGCTGGCCTGGACCTCGCCGAAGACGTCGCCGTCGCGGGCCTGCGTCGCGTTGCCGGCGTCGATCACCACCTTGCCCTTGAGCGCGCCGGCGTAATCCTGCGCCAGCTGCGGATAGGCCTTGTAGGGCACGGCGATGAAAACGACGTCTCCGAAGGCGATGGCTTCGGCCGGATTCCCCGCTTTCGCCTTGGGGCCGAGCCCTTCGACGATACTTTTCAGCTCCTCGGGATGACGCGAGGACAGCATGACCTCGTGCCCCGCCTTGGCCCAGAGTCCGCCGATGGTGCTGCCGATGTTGCCGGCCCCGATGACGCCGATGCGAACCGGCTGCGCGGCGGTCTGTGCCGAGGCGGGAAGGCCAGCGGCGAGACAGCTCGACGCGAGGATGAGAGCGCCTCCCAGGACGAGGGCGGCACGGCGGGTCAGGGGGTCAGAGCGCGTCGACATAGGCCTCCATTCGGGTTCGCTGGGTGGCGTCGGGCAACCGACCGCGCGCCGCGCCGAGATTGTCCTCGACATAGGCCGCCTTGGCCATGCCGGGGATCGGGCAGGTCACGGCATCGTGCGCGAGGACGTATTTGAGGAAGAATTGCGGCCAGCTCGCGCAGTCGAACTCGGCGGTCCAGGGCGGCAATTCGCGCCCCTGCACGGCCTTGAACAGGCGGTCGCGTCCGAACGGCACGTTCACCATCACCGCCATGCCGCGGTCCTTGGCCAGCGGCAGGATGCGCTCGGCGGCGCGGCGATCGTCGAGGGCGTAATTCACTTGGATGAAGTCCATCGCCTCGCGCCGCATCACCGCTTCGAGATCCGCGAACTGGCTGTCGCGCCAGACCGTGACGCCGAGATAGCGGATCTTCTTTTGTGCCTTGAGCTCCCGCAACGTCGCGAGGTTCGCCTCCGTATCGATGAGGTTGTGGACCGCGACGAGGTCGATCCGGTCGGTGTTCATGCGCCGGAAGGAGCGCGCGATCTCGGCCGCACCGCCTTCGCGGCCGGGTGTCCCGACCTTGCTGCAGAGGAACACTTTCTCGCGCAGGCCGTCCTGCGGCAGGATCAGGCCGAGGACGTCCTCGGCGGTGCCGTAGCTCGGCGCCGTATCGATGACGGAGCCGCCGAGCGCCACGAACCGCCGGACCGCATCGAGCAGGGGAGCGACCTTGTCTTGGACCGGCTCGACTTCGTAGCGGCGAGACGTCCCGATCCCGATGGCGGGCAGGGTCTCGCCGGAGGAAGGGATGGCGCGTCGGATCAGCCCGCCCTCCTCCGCCCGTGCCGTCGAGACCGACCGCTCCAGCATCGGCACCATCAGGGGAAGCAGGCCGGATCCGGCCAGGAACGCACGTCGGGAGGGCTGCATGCCGGCTCGGTCCTCATGGGGATCGGACAGCACCAACGCACGGCCCCCCGCCAAGGTGCCGAGGGTTTCAGGACACGGCCGTCAGCTTGTCGGCCATGGACTGTTCCTTGTCCCGTCGCGACGAGAAGGCCATGGTGAAGAAGACGCGCTGGACGCCGAGCTGGCTGAGCCTGTCCTCACAGAGTTCGATGAGCCGGCAGATGTCGGCGAGTTCGCCTTCGATGTTGGTGCCGTTGGCGTGCATCTCGGCATTGAGGTGGCTGGCCTCGATGATCGTCTTGATCTCCCTGACGTAGGAGGAGACCGAGGGGCCGACGCCCATGGGCACGATGCACAAATCCGCGACGACCTTCATGACACGTCTCCTCGTTATCCTCGGCTCACGGCGATCGCTCAGCGTCCGCCGGGGCCTGCGTCGTTACAGCATCGCTCCGGATACGGCATCCGGGGCGACGCTGTAGGCTTTTGATAAGGCAGCATCTTTCTTCGAAAACCGGTTCCCGCTTCTCGGGGGGAT belongs to Methylobacterium sp. 77 and includes:
- a CDS encoding fructosamine kinase family protein → MSGLAERGAALLARRLAGSEPIRGGNLSGIARIVLDDGGEAIVKDGPAPLIEAAMLRAIRTAGIPAPEVLAADAAVLVIACLPTRDGDADADLGHVVARLHAVTGESYGWDGDYAFGAVRIDNRRGVDWPGFWAERRLLCHCPHLDAPLARRIEALATALPGCLPARPRPALLHGDLWSGNILIDGSRVSGLIDPACCYGHAEVDLAKLSLFGRPGPAFRAAYGQAEAGFAERQAIYQLWPALVHLRLFGSGYRSMVDGLLDATGF
- a CDS encoding NADPH-dependent F420 reductase, whose translation is MSTRSDPLTRRAALVLGGALILASSCLAAGLPASAQTAAQPVRIGVIGAGNIGSTIGGLWAKAGHEVMLSSRHPEELKSIVEGLGPKAKAGNPAEAIAFGDVVFIAVPYKAYPQLAQDYAGALKGKVVIDAGNATQARDGDVFGEVQASGIAAVSAKYLSGAKVVRGFNAANYKIFAKNAHREGGSMAIPIAGDDPKALAIAAQLVRDAGFDPVEVGPLAKADTFAMGSPGFGLDLKADELRTHLGVTR
- a CDS encoding MTH1187 family thiamine-binding protein yields the protein MKVVADLCIVPMGVGPSVSSYVREIKTIIEASHLNAEMHANGTNIEGELADICRLIELCEDRLSQLGVQRVFFTMAFSSRRDKEQSMADKLTAVS
- a CDS encoding aldo/keto reductase — translated: MQPSRRAFLAGSGLLPLMVPMLERSVSTARAEEGGLIRRAIPSSGETLPAIGIGTSRRYEVEPVQDKVAPLLDAVRRFVALGGSVIDTAPSYGTAEDVLGLILPQDGLREKVFLCSKVGTPGREGGAAEIARSFRRMNTDRIDLVAVHNLIDTEANLATLRELKAQKKIRYLGVTVWRDSQFADLEAVMRREAMDFIQVNYALDDRRAAERILPLAKDRGMAVMVNVPFGRDRLFKAVQGRELPPWTAEFDCASWPQFFLKYVLAHDAVTCPIPGMAKAAYVEDNLGAARGRLPDATQRTRMEAYVDAL
- a CDS encoding low molecular weight protein-tyrosine-phosphatase, which gives rise to MTTDKPAILFVCLGNICRSPLAEAAFRLEAERAGLDVEVDSAGTGAWHAGEPPDRRAQAVARRNGVDISGYRARQVEPADFARFSHIVALDGDNLAVLQRLRPRDGAALSLLLDHVAGRMGEAVADPYYGAEAGFDTTWTDVTMGARDLVRALMR
- a CDS encoding MFS transporter; its protein translation is MRRLIDVRAEEVPALAWSWAYIFSILAAYYVLRPIRDQMGVASGLENLPWLFTGTLIGMLVLNVPFAWLVKTLPRARFVPLTYRFFAANIVLFAGALYLAGPDGDIWVGRAFFIWLSIFNLFVVSVFWATIVDVFSTEQGKRLFGFIAAGATLGAIAGSATTAILARDVPTWVLLLGAALLLEAAVFSMRGLARLSDRLNRAPVSGDTAPSEAIGGSALAGITRTLRSPYLLNIGLFLLLFSVTSTFLYFEQAGIAKRSFPDRGAQTAFFASVDLLVNLLTLGVQFFLTGRIVRRIGVGPSLALLPAASILGFAALAVSPTITAIVAFQVFRRAGNFAIARPIREVLFTVVPREDRYKAKTFIDTVVYRTGDQIGAWSYNGIAALGLGSTAVALTAVPLSVAWLASSLWLGRRQEARRAAMEKAGEPDGALKDDRS